Sequence from the Verrucomicrobiota bacterium genome:
CGGTCGGAGCGTAGGCCTCGATGTCCGCGATTTTGCGGAAATCGTTGACGGCATGCGACGCATTGGCGGCGCTGCCCCCTACCCCGAGAAAGAACAACCGGCCGCCGCGCGACCGCACCTCGTGCAGATGATCGACCATCGACTCGAGGATTGCGGGATCAATTCGGGATACGATCTCGGCCGTTTCGGCGAGATGCTGAGCGCTGTAAGTACTCATAGGAGAGAATGCCACGAGAAGAATGCCACAAATGACTGACTTCCGATCTGGGCCATTCCCGACACTCTCCGGCCCGTGGTATCGGGTCAATGGCACGAATAACGGAATATGGAAACAAAAGAATGCCGCGATTGAGCTGTTTTTTTACTTCTCCTTATCCGTGTGGTTTTCGGGAAGGAGGTTGCAAGCAGGTTCTCTTCCATTTGTGGCATTTTTCCGCTTGTGGCATTTGTGGCATTTTCTTATTTCCGGAGGAGCTCGTTGAGTTCGGCCAGGCCTGCGGGCGAGCCGATCTCGTAAAAGCGTTGACGCACTTCGTATCCGGCGAGCCGGCCGCGCCGGGACAGGTCTTCGAGCGGTTCGGCCAGATCGAAGGGCTGCTCCGCGTCGTAGGGATCGAAGATTGGGGCGGTGAGCACCATCAGCCCGTAATCGATGTGTTGCATCTGGGGAAGCTTTGCCCGTTTGCTGTAAAGTTTGATGCGCCCGTCTTCCCACCAGACGTTGCTTTTATCCCAGGCATCAGCGTTAGCGAAAACGGTCATCAGCGCCGGCTGGTTCGCCGTGCGGAACGCGTTGACGACGGCTTGGTAATCGACCGGCAGGTAGGAATCGCCGTAAAGGACCAGGAAACCTTCTCCGAGGAGCGGCAGCGCGCGCTTCAGGGCACCTCCCGTGCCGAGCAGTTTCGGCCCATCAAACGAGTAATGCAGCCGCACATCCCAGGCGGAACCGTCGCCATAACGGTCGCGGATCATTTCTCCGAGGTGTCCCACGCAGAGAACCAGGTCGGTCAGGCCGTACCGGCGCAGAAGCGCAATCTGATGGTCCAGAAACGGTTTTCCGGCCACTTCAACCAGGGACTTGGGAATTTTCTCCGTGATGGGACGCAGGCGGGTGGCGAGCCCGCCGGCCAGGATCACGACCGCCATTGCGTTCGGCATGTGCATCCCGCGCTCAGCAGTTTCGGTCTGAACCAGCTCATGACTGAACCACGATCTTGGTGCCTTCGAAATCGAACCGGAAGCGGACCTCGGTCAGGCCTTTCTCGCGCATGGCATGGCGCAGCCGGGATTTGTCCTCGGTGTAAAACATCAGAAAACCACCGCCGCCGGCGCCGATCAGTTTGCCGCCG
This genomic interval carries:
- a CDS encoding nucleotidyltransferase family protein, coding for MHMPNAMAVVILAGGLATRLRPITEKIPKSLVEVAGKPFLDHQIALLRRYGLTDLVLCVGHLGEMIRDRYGDGSAWDVRLHYSFDGPKLLGTGGALKRALPLLGEGFLVLYGDSYLPVDYQAVVNAFRTANQPALMTVFANADAWDKSNVWWEDGRIKLYSKRAKLPQMQHIDYGLMVLTAPIFDPYDAEQPFDLAEPLEDLSRRGRLAGYEVRQRFYEIGSPAGLAELNELLRK